The Gemmatimonas sp. genomic sequence TCTTCGGGAGCAGCGCGTGCGTGCGCGTGTCCAAGGGCGAAGTCGCGGTGGCGGTACCCGTACCGGTGCGGGCGTCGTCAGCGCTCGAATCCAGAACCGTCGACTATGTGGTCCCCGAACGGGCCGGGCGCTTGTCGTATCCCGCCATGGACTCCGTCGGGCAGCGTGTGCGGGCGCTGCGGGTGGCCCCGACTGCGCTGACGGTGGCGGTGGGTGATACGGTACGCATGGCCGAGGTACTGCGCGTGGAAGCACTGGATAGCGCGGGGGTGGTGCTGGGTGAGCTGCCCGGATACGACTTCGGCTTCTCCGGTCGCGGGATGCGGCTGCTCGCCGACGGCCGCTTCGTGTTCAGCCGCACCGGCACCACGCGCTTCACGGCGCAGTTCCCCGAACAGTTCTGGCGTGGCAAGCCGGCCGACCGGCCGGCCGCCAGCGTATCGATTACCATCCAGTGAGGAATACGATGAGCGCCGAACCCCTTCGTGATTTTCGCCACGGCTTCCGGGACGGTTTCCGTGAAGTCGGCACGCAACCACGTCTGCAGCGCCGCATTTCGGCGCTCGGTGTGCTGGTGGGCGGTGCCGTGGCCATTTACGCCCCGGTGCGGCTGGCGGCGTAGCGGCTGAGCGTTGCCGGCGCGTCAGTTGGGGTACGCCAGCCGGATGATCTCGTCGGTCGGTGCCAGTGTGAGGGACCGCAGTGCCCGGCCACTGCGCGCAATGGCCCGGTCCACCAGATACGTACCCGCGCGGTAACCAATGCGCTCGCGGCCGTCGGGGTGCAGGATCATCCATTCCTGATACGCACCCCAGGCCTCGGGGGACAGCGCCCGCAGTTCGGCCACCCAGGCGTCGGGGTTGGGTGGGCGTGCGCCCCACGGCGCGTCGAAGCCGGCGTATTCGCGAGCGAAGGCGGTGGCCATTCCCTCGGCCACCACCGCATCCATGAAGCTCGTGCGCGGCTTTCCGCCCTCCACCGTCCAACCGCGCGCCAGATGGTGCAGCTCGTGGAACAGGGTTGCGCGCAGATGCGCCCGTACGATGGGGGCGACCCCGCCCGCGCGCGTGGGATCGACCGAGTACCGCACCGTAGTGGGGGTCGATGCCACGCCGCCCTCACCGGAGAACGCCAGGACGTCCCGGCTCGCTTCGACTTCCAGCTCGACACGGTCGGGCAATTCGGGAAGGAGGGCTCGCACTTCGGCAAGCGTGGCGCGCGCCACGGAATCAATGAGCGCCGCTTCCGTTGGTGTGAAGCGATGCAACGGACTGTCGA encodes the following:
- a CDS encoding DUF2268 domain-containing putative Zn-dependent protease (predicted Zn-dependent protease with a strongly conserved HExxH motif), yielding MAPRPQSPIPMRVRIARRMLLMLLFVVPTSGYAQQFRLRIIDSPLHRFTPTEAALIDSVARATLAEVRALLPELPDRVELEVEASRDVLAFSGEGGVASTPTTVRYSVDPTRAGGVAPIVRAHLRATLFHELHHLARGWTVEGGKPRTSFMDAVVAEGMATAFAREYAGFDAPWGARPPNPDAWVAELRALSPEAWGAYQEWMILHPDGRERIGYRAGTYLVDRAIARSGRALRSLTLAPTDEIIRLAYPN